In Methanothermus fervidus DSM 2088, a single genomic region encodes these proteins:
- a CDS encoding hydrogenase expression/formation protein HypE (COGs: COG0309 Hydrogenase maturation factor~InterPro IPR010918: IPR016188: IPR011854: IPR000728~KEGG: mth:MTH205 hydrogenase expression/formation protein HypE~PFAM: AIR synthase related protein domain protein; AIR synthase related protein~SPTR: O26307 Hydrogenase expression/formation protein HypE~TIGRFAM: hydrogenase expression/formation protein HypE~PFAM: AIR synthase related protein, N-terminal domain; AIR synthase related protein, C-terminal domain~TIGRFAM: hydrogenase expression/formation protein HypE): protein MEKIKLSEGAGGEMMQKMISEIILSNLENKNVNGGIGLDELDDGATIPLGKSEIVVTTDSHTIDPIFFPGGDIGKLAVSGTVNDLAVMGARPLAIASALVISEGFPKKDLKRIIKSMNKTCKEVGISIITGDTKVIEKNKFDDIIITTTGIGIAKNGEIKPDSGLEVGDKIILSGTVGDHGMAIMAHREGFGFETNLKSDVAPVWDVVEAALNVGGVKAMKDPTRGGLANALNEMASKSGVGMLIYENKIPIKEEVVAASEMLGIDPYEVANEGKVIIGVESDLAEDVLEAVKKTKHGKDAEIIGEVTDDKHVILKTSVGGKRILETPVADPVPRVC, encoded by the coding sequence ATGGAAAAAATAAAATTATCAGAGGGCGCAGGCGGAGAAATGATGCAAAAAATGATATCTGAGATAATACTATCTAATTTAGAAAATAAAAATGTTAATGGCGGTATAGGGCTCGATGAGTTAGATGATGGTGCCACTATTCCATTAGGAAAAAGTGAGATAGTTGTAACTACTGACAGCCATACAATAGATCCAATATTTTTTCCAGGTGGTGATATAGGTAAATTAGCTGTTTCAGGTACTGTGAATGATCTTGCTGTGATGGGTGCAAGACCTCTTGCCATAGCTAGTGCTCTAGTTATATCTGAAGGATTTCCAAAAAAAGACCTTAAGAGAATAATAAAATCAATGAATAAAACTTGTAAGGAAGTAGGAATTTCAATAATCACAGGAGACACTAAAGTTATTGAGAAAAATAAATTTGATGATATAATAATAACGACAACCGGCATCGGAATTGCAAAAAATGGTGAAATAAAACCAGATTCTGGATTAGAAGTAGGGGATAAGATTATATTAAGTGGAACTGTTGGCGATCATGGCATGGCAATAATGGCTCATCGTGAAGGATTTGGATTTGAAACAAATTTAAAATCTGATGTAGCACCTGTATGGGATGTGGTTGAAGCTGCTTTAAATGTTGGTGGAGTCAAAGCCATGAAAGATCCAACTCGTGGTGGATTAGCTAATGCATTGAATGAAATGGCATCCAAATCTGGAGTTGGAATGTTAATATATGAAAACAAAATACCTATAAAAGAAGAAGTTGTTGCAGCCTCAGAAATGTTAGGTATAGATCCATATGAAGTAGCAAATGAAGGAAAAGTAATTATAGGAGTTGAATCAGATTTAGCAGAGGATGTTTTGGAAGCTGTGAAAAAAACAAAACATGGTAAGGACGCTGAAATAATAGGAGAAGTAACAGACGACAAACATGTAATACTTAAGACTTCTGTGGGTGGAAAAAGAATATTGGAAACTCCTGTTGCTGATCCAGTACCAAGAGTTTGTTGA
- a CDS encoding precorrin-6Y C5,15-methyltransferase (decarboxylating), CbiT subunit (COGs: COG2242 Precorrin-6B methylase 2~InterPro IPR014008: IPR007848~KEGG: mth:MTH146 precorrin-8W decarboxylase~PFAM: methyltransferase small~SPTR: O26249 Probable cobalt-precorrin-6Y C(15)-methyltransferase [decarboxylating]~TIGRFAM: precorrin-6Y C5,15-methyltransferase (decarboxylating), CbiT subunit~PFAM: Methyltransferase small domain~TIGRFAM: precorrin-6Y C5,15-methyltransferase (decarboxylating), CbiT subunit), with translation MISDEEILKSKDVPGPTKEEIRCLVLCKARIKKNDYVVEVGCGTGAITIELAKKAGRIDAIDKNIKAINLTRKNLKKQGLLDRVNIIHGEATEVLKNLKNFDVMIVGGSGGKLQEILNIGSKKLTENGRIVITAILLETKVEAVHTLQNLGFKTEIIEVNISKGRILDRGTMMLANNPISIITGYLQ, from the coding sequence TTGATAAGTGATGAAGAGATACTGAAGAGTAAGGATGTACCAGGCCCAACAAAAGAAGAAATTAGATGTTTGGTTTTATGTAAGGCGCGAATTAAGAAAAATGATTATGTTGTGGAAGTTGGATGTGGTACTGGGGCCATAACCATAGAATTAGCAAAAAAGGCTGGTAGAATTGATGCCATAGACAAAAATATTAAAGCTATAAATCTAACTCGTAAAAACCTCAAAAAACAAGGTTTATTAGATAGAGTAAACATAATACATGGTGAAGCAACAGAAGTCTTAAAAAATTTAAAAAATTTTGATGTAATGATAGTAGGCGGAAGTGGAGGTAAATTACAGGAAATTTTGAATATTGGCAGTAAAAAACTTACAGAAAATGGTAGGATAGTTATAACTGCGATTCTTTTGGAGACTAAAGTTGAAGCTGTGCACACCTTACAAAATTTAGGCTTTAAAACAGAGATAATCGAAGTTAATATTTCCAAAGGTCGTATTTTAGATAGGGGAACCATGATGTTAGCTAATAATCCAATTTCCATAATAACAGGTTATTTACAATAA
- a CDS encoding 3-octaprenyl-4-hydroxybenzoate carboxy-lyase (COGs: COG0163 3-polyprenyl-4-hydroxybenzoate decarboxylase~InterPro IPR003382: IPR004507~KEGG: mst:Msp_0088 3-polyprenyl-4-hydroxybenzoate decarboxylase~PFAM: flavoprotein~SPTR: Q2NI06 Predicted 3-polyprenyl-4-hydroxybenzoate decarboxylase~TIGRFAM: 3-octaprenyl-4-hydroxybenzoate carboxy-lyase~PFAM: Flavoprotein~TIGRFAM: polyprenyl P-hydroxybenzoate and phenylacrylic acid decarboxylases) gives MIIVGITGASGVIYAVKLLEVLNKVGKETGLIVSEIGEKILKYELGLSVNDLKEKSDYYFEYRDLTAPINSGSFLFESMVIIPCTMKTLSAIAHGYTDNALTRAADVALKEKRKLILVPRETPLRLVHLENMLKICKEGGIILPAAPAFYHNPKTIDELINFIVGKILDILEIKHDLFKRWEGVMLDK, from the coding sequence ATGATAATTGTAGGTATTACAGGTGCCAGTGGGGTCATATATGCTGTAAAACTTTTAGAAGTGCTTAATAAGGTTGGTAAAGAAACAGGTTTAATAGTAAGTGAAATAGGAGAAAAAATTTTGAAATATGAACTTGGATTGTCTGTAAATGATTTAAAAGAAAAAAGTGATTATTATTTTGAATATAGAGATTTAACAGCTCCAATAAACAGTGGATCTTTTTTATTTGAATCAATGGTAATAATCCCATGTACAATGAAAACTTTATCAGCCATTGCACATGGATATACAGACAATGCATTAACACGGGCCGCAGACGTAGCATTGAAAGAAAAGCGTAAACTAATTCTTGTACCTCGTGAAACACCATTACGACTTGTTCATCTTGAGAATATGTTAAAAATTTGTAAGGAAGGAGGTATAATTCTTCCAGCAGCCCCAGCATTTTATCATAATCCAAAAACCATTGATGAGCTTATCAATTTCATTGTTGGGAAAATTTTAGATATTTTGGAAATAAAACATGATTTGTTTAAACGTTGGGAAGGTGTAATGCTTGATAAGTGA
- a CDS encoding metal dependent phosphohydrolase (COGs: COG1078 HD superfamily phosphohydrolase~InterPro IPR003607: IPR006674~KEGG: mth:MTH148 hypothetical protein~PFAM: metal-dependent phosphohydrolase HD sub domain~SMART: metal-dependent phosphohydrolase HD region~SPTR: O26251 Conserved protein~PFAM: HD domain~TIGRFAM: uncharacterized domain HDIG) translates to MKFIRDSIHGNLKLDDFEIKIIDTYPVQRLRRVKQLGFSYLVYPGANHSRFEHSIGTLYLASSLAESLNLSKEEKEIVRIAALLHDIGHGPFSHVSENILGYSHEDLTVKVIKKSVIADILREKFQVKEITDVIKGKGILGQMLSSELDVDKMDYLLRDSYYTGVAYGIIDIERLISSMRIEKNIVLDKKGVQAAESTLLARYFMYPTVYQHHTTRIANAMFGKALKKLVSDGIIDPKKIYRYDDIDIVAICRKQKNGIAKDIIDRLDRRNLLKIASSIKLANLSKPEKVFEIDDRKIRKIEEEIAEDMKVENRDYVIVSMPEYPRLDETKIQVVDEYNNIAYLSDVSTLVKALENAKFDHAEICLYVPKEELSKFKKFELNDYFNLE, encoded by the coding sequence ATGAAATTTATTAGAGATTCTATCCATGGAAATTTAAAATTAGATGATTTTGAAATTAAGATAATTGATACATACCCTGTTCAAAGACTTAGAAGAGTGAAACAACTTGGTTTTTCTTACTTAGTATATCCTGGAGCAAATCATTCCCGTTTTGAACATTCAATAGGAACTTTGTATCTTGCATCTTCATTAGCTGAAAGTCTTAATTTAAGTAAAGAAGAAAAAGAAATTGTTCGTATAGCTGCCTTACTTCATGATATAGGTCATGGTCCATTTTCTCATGTTTCAGAAAATATATTAGGATATTCTCATGAGGATTTAACAGTGAAAGTAATTAAAAAATCAGTTATAGCAGACATTTTACGTGAAAAATTCCAAGTAAAAGAAATAACCGATGTAATTAAAGGTAAGGGCATTCTTGGGCAGATGCTATCCAGTGAATTAGATGTTGATAAAATGGATTATCTTCTTAGAGATTCCTATTACACGGGCGTTGCATATGGAATAATTGACATTGAAAGACTTATTTCAAGTATGAGGATTGAAAAAAATATAGTTCTTGATAAAAAAGGAGTTCAGGCTGCAGAATCAACATTGTTAGCACGATATTTCATGTATCCTACTGTTTACCAACATCATACAACAAGAATTGCAAATGCGATGTTTGGTAAAGCTTTAAAAAAGTTAGTATCTGATGGTATTATTGATCCTAAGAAAATATACAGGTATGATGATATTGATATTGTTGCAATTTGCAGAAAACAAAAGAATGGAATAGCAAAAGATATTATAGATAGATTAGATCGTAGAAATCTTTTAAAAATTGCATCTTCTATAAAATTAGCAAATTTATCAAAACCAGAGAAGGTTTTTGAAATAGATGATAGAAAGATTAGAAAAATTGAAGAAGAGATTGCAGAGGATATGAAGGTTGAAAATAGAGATTATGTGATAGTAAGCATGCCAGAATATCCACGTCTTGATGAAACAAAAATACAAGTTGTAGATGAGTATAATAACATAGCATATTTATCAGATGTTTCTACATTAGTGAAAGCATTAGAAAACGCCAAATTTGATCATGCAGAAATATGTTTATATGTTCCTAAGGAAGAGCTTAGTAAATTTAAAAAATTTGAATTAAACGATTATTTCAATTTAGAGTGA
- a CDS encoding molybdopterin biosynthesis MoaE protein (COGs: COG0314 Molybdopterin converting factor large subunit~InterPro IPR003448~KEGG: msi:Msm_0130 molybdenum cofactor biosynthesis protein, MoaE~PFAM: molybdopterin biosynthesis MoaE protein~SPTR: A5UJF7 Molybdenum cofactor biosynthesis protein, MoaE~PFAM: MoaE protein), with the protein MFVKISEAEKNTYSINDLIKIAKNSPNIEKYGCLIYYDGIVRGNGVKELIVETNEKSEELLIKAIEEIEEKYNVEINAILHVGKLRVSDSIFMATVASKHRYEAFDAIKELIDVVKNKIGLTKKEIYK; encoded by the coding sequence ATGTTTGTAAAGATTTCTGAAGCTGAAAAAAATACTTATTCTATAAATGATTTAATAAAAATTGCTAAGAATAGTCCTAATATAGAAAAATATGGCTGTCTTATCTATTATGATGGAATAGTTAGAGGAAATGGTGTTAAGGAGCTTATTGTGGAAACTAATGAAAAAAGTGAAGAATTATTGATTAAAGCCATTGAAGAAATCGAAGAAAAATATAATGTAGAGATAAATGCAATATTACATGTTGGCAAACTAAGAGTTAGTGACAGTATATTTATGGCTACTGTAGCAAGCAAACATAGGTATGAAGCATTTGATGCGATCAAAGAACTTATTGACGTCGTTAAAAATAAAATAGGCCTTACAAAAAAAGAGATATATAAATAA
- a CDS encoding nicotinamide-nucleotide adenylyltransferase (COGs: COG1056 Nicotinamide mononucleotide adenylyltransferase~InterPro IPR004821: IPR006418: IPR014729: IPR004820~KEGG: mth:MTH150 nicotinamide-nucleotide adenylyltransferase~PFAM: cytidylyltransferase~PRIAM: Nicotinamide-nucleotide adenylyltransferase~SPTR: O26253 Nicotinamide-nucleotide adenylyltransferase~TIGRFAM: nicotinamide-nucleotide adenylyltransferase; cytidyltransferase-related domain protein~PFAM: Cytidylyltransferase~TIGRFAM: nicotinamide-nucleotide adenylyltransferase; cytidyltransferase-related domain) has protein sequence MRGLMVGRLQPVHKGHIQVIKKILEEVEEIIICIGSAQLSHTLKNPFTAGERIMMLTKALNENNIPASKYYIIPVPDIACNSIWVSYVKMLTPPFDKVYSGNPLVQRLFLEEGYEVSSPPLYYRDVYSGTEVRRRMLEGKDWESLVPKSVVKVIKEIKGVERLKHLSKKEGAKCDVCKDF, from the coding sequence ATGCGAGGATTAATGGTAGGAAGATTGCAGCCTGTGCACAAAGGTCATATACAAGTAATAAAAAAGATTTTAGAGGAAGTTGAAGAAATTATCATTTGTATTGGTAGTGCACAGCTAAGTCATACTTTAAAGAACCCATTCACAGCTGGTGAAAGGATTATGATGCTTACCAAAGCCTTGAATGAAAATAATATTCCTGCATCTAAATATTACATTATTCCAGTTCCAGATATTGCATGTAATTCTATATGGGTATCTTATGTAAAAATGTTGACACCTCCCTTTGACAAAGTATATAGTGGAAATCCACTAGTACAAAGATTATTTTTGGAGGAAGGATATGAAGTTTCTTCTCCTCCTCTTTACTATAGAGACGTATATTCAGGTACAGAGGTTAGAAGAAGGATGTTAGAGGGAAAAGATTGGGAATCGTTAGTTCCTAAGTCAGTTGTAAAGGTTATAAAAGAAATAAAAGGTGTTGAAAGGTTAAAACACCTATCAAAGAAAGAGGGGGCTAAATGCGATGTTTGTAAAGATTTCTGA
- a CDS encoding ABC transporter related protein (COGs: COG1123 ATPase components of various ABC-type transport systems contain duplicated ATPase~InterPro IPR003593: IPR003439: IPR017871~KEGG: mth:MTH151 methyl coenzyme M reductase system, component A2-like protein~PFAM: ABC transporter related~SMART: AAA ATPase~SPTR: O26254 Methyl coenzyme M reductase system, component A2 homolog~PFAM: ABC transporter): MIKIVNLSKTYPNGITALKNINLEVKKGEILGIIGKSGAGKTTLLRILRGVEPFDSGKVKIDDVEVSHDSNVHERTKLKRITAIHLQRTFGLWSETAIENVIRKLYAAKFGDETTVNMDEVYDEFKDEALELLDAVGLKHKAEHFAPVLSGGEKQRLIIARQLAKKPKVLLLDEPATMACPKTKQEVLDAIKRVNEKLGITVVLVSHLPEVHYYLADRVVWLENGKIKDEGDPETIIKKFMQGMEPAIHITPKIGKKIIEVKDIKKRYFLVRGGLTLQMKDINLDIKKGEIVSIIGPSGAGKTVLLRIIGGLEFPDSGHVKFRLNDEWVDMHKLGIKRMGIRRKMGFMHQEFALIHHATIRDQIAARLGVKGEHVVAEAKERAEKLGISDKVLDMIYQLTDMPEDEAKYLLEKIGLSPDILEKLFPKFPYKEVLKYAKPVFKALKLSLDILDMKSYELSGGQQVRAALALVLASKPDVVILDEPFGDLDPITLRSVSNSLKRINKKFNTTILMVSHHMDFVKELSTRAIMMEDGRIVMDDDPEVVCDELIKRSHAKYLEKVKALEV, from the coding sequence TTGATAAAAATAGTGAATCTTTCAAAGACATATCCAAATGGAATAACAGCGTTAAAAAATATTAACTTAGAAGTAAAAAAAGGTGAAATTTTGGGTATAATTGGAAAAAGTGGAGCAGGTAAAACAACACTCTTACGAATTCTTCGTGGCGTTGAACCATTTGATAGTGGAAAAGTCAAAATTGATGATGTTGAAGTCTCACATGATTCTAATGTTCATGAACGTACAAAACTTAAGAGAATTACAGCCATACATTTGCAAAGAACATTCGGATTATGGTCAGAAACTGCAATAGAGAATGTTATTAGGAAGTTATATGCAGCTAAATTTGGTGATGAAACTACAGTTAATATGGATGAAGTATATGATGAATTTAAGGATGAAGCCTTAGAATTGTTAGATGCTGTGGGATTAAAACACAAGGCTGAACATTTTGCTCCAGTTTTAAGTGGTGGAGAAAAACAACGGCTCATAATTGCGAGGCAGTTGGCAAAAAAACCTAAAGTATTACTTCTCGATGAACCAGCTACTATGGCATGTCCAAAAACAAAACAGGAAGTATTAGATGCTATTAAGAGAGTAAATGAAAAATTAGGAATAACAGTTGTTTTAGTTTCTCATTTACCTGAGGTTCATTATTATCTTGCAGATAGGGTTGTGTGGCTTGAAAATGGAAAAATAAAAGATGAGGGAGACCCTGAAACGATAATAAAAAAATTTATGCAAGGTATGGAACCTGCAATTCATATTACACCTAAAATTGGTAAAAAAATCATTGAAGTTAAGGACATTAAGAAAAGATATTTCCTTGTTAGAGGCGGTCTAACTTTACAGATGAAAGACATAAATTTGGACATTAAAAAAGGTGAAATAGTGTCAATTATAGGTCCAAGTGGAGCTGGAAAAACAGTTCTTCTGAGAATTATAGGTGGTTTAGAATTTCCAGATAGTGGACATGTTAAATTTAGATTAAACGATGAATGGGTAGACATGCATAAACTAGGAATTAAAAGGATGGGAATAAGAAGAAAAATGGGATTCATGCATCAAGAATTTGCATTGATACATCATGCAACTATTCGAGATCAAATTGCTGCAAGGTTGGGTGTTAAGGGAGAACATGTAGTTGCAGAAGCAAAAGAAAGAGCAGAAAAACTAGGTATAAGTGATAAGGTACTTGACATGATATATCAGCTAACAGACATGCCAGAAGATGAAGCTAAATATCTCCTTGAAAAAATAGGTCTAAGTCCAGATATTCTTGAGAAACTTTTCCCAAAATTTCCATATAAGGAAGTTTTAAAATATGCAAAACCTGTGTTTAAGGCATTGAAATTATCTTTAGATATTTTAGACATGAAATCTTATGAGTTGTCAGGAGGTCAACAGGTTAGGGCAGCATTAGCTTTAGTTTTAGCATCAAAACCAGATGTTGTAATTTTAGATGAACCTTTTGGAGATTTAGATCCCATAACTTTAAGGTCTGTTTCAAACTCCCTAAAAAGAATCAACAAAAAATTTAATACTACGATTTTAATGGTAAGTCATCATATGGACTTTGTTAAGGAATTAAGTACTCGGGCCATTATGATGGAAGACGGTAGAATAGTGATGGATGATGATCCTGAAGTAGTTTGTGATGAATTAATAAAGAGAAGTCATGCAAAATATTTGGAGAAAGTTAAGGCTTTGGAGGTTTAG
- a CDS encoding flavin reductase domain protein FMN-binding protein (COGs: COG1853 Conserved protein/domain typically associated with flavoprotein oxygenase DIM6/NTAB family~InterPro IPR009002: IPR012349: IPR002563~KEGG: mth:MTH152 hypothetical protein~PFAM: flavin reductase domain protein FMN-binding~SPTR: O26255 Protein MTH_152~PFAM: Flavin reductase like domain), producing the protein MKEISLNLAYKLLAPRPTVIVTTISKDGIVNAAPFSFTMPISMDPPIVAFASVPEHDTTKNIKETKEFVMNLVHEDIIEMMWITAKKFPRDVNELEKANLTEIKSKVVSPPKIKESFGHLECKAIKIEEIGDHCLIVGKVVNATVKKNCIKDELLNVEKIKPVLHVGGKKFVIGDHVRFIHDI; encoded by the coding sequence GTGAAAGAAATAAGTTTAAATCTTGCATATAAACTTTTAGCACCACGACCTACAGTTATTGTTACAACAATAAGTAAGGATGGAATTGTCAATGCAGCACCATTCTCATTTACAATGCCTATATCGATGGATCCACCTATTGTTGCATTCGCTTCAGTTCCAGAGCATGACACAACAAAAAATATAAAGGAAACTAAAGAATTTGTAATGAATCTTGTACATGAAGATATAATTGAGATGATGTGGATCACAGCTAAGAAATTTCCTAGAGATGTAAATGAGTTAGAGAAGGCTAATTTGACAGAAATAAAATCAAAAGTCGTCAGTCCTCCAAAAATAAAGGAATCGTTTGGGCATCTGGAATGTAAAGCTATTAAAATTGAAGAAATAGGAGATCATTGTTTAATAGTTGGAAAAGTAGTAAATGCGACTGTCAAGAAAAACTGCATTAAAGATGAATTGCTAAATGTTGAGAAAATTAAACCCGTACTTCATGTTGGTGGTAAGAAGTTTGTAATTGGAGACCATGTGAGGTTTATTCATGACATTTAA
- a CDS encoding UspA domain protein (COGs: COG0589 Universal stress protein UspA and related nucleotide-binding protein~InterPro IPR014729: IPR006016: IPR006015~KEGG: mth:MTH153 hypothetical protein~PFAM: UspA domain protein~SPTR: O26256 Conserved protein~PFAM: Universal stress protein family), protein MTFKKIMIATDGSENAEKAAKVGIDLAKSVGGKVIAVYVMDERLMQPYDVMEDEGKNALKRIQKIGRKKNVVVDEILILGNPIEDLPKIANKVNADIVVLASQSKGKFERIILGSTTKSMLENCNVPLLITPQKY, encoded by the coding sequence ATGACATTTAAAAAAATAATGATTGCAACTGATGGGTCAGAGAATGCTGAAAAAGCTGCAAAAGTAGGTATAGATTTAGCTAAGTCTGTAGGTGGAAAGGTAATAGCAGTATATGTGATGGATGAAAGACTCATGCAACCTTATGATGTGATGGAGGATGAAGGAAAAAATGCACTAAAGAGAATTCAGAAGATTGGTCGTAAGAAAAATGTAGTTGTGGATGAAATACTAATTTTAGGCAATCCTATTGAAGATTTACCTAAGATTGCCAATAAAGTAAATGCTGACATTGTAGTATTGGCATCGCAAAGTAAAGGCAAATTTGAGAGAATAATACTTGGAAGTACAACAAAAAGCATGTTAGAAAATTGTAATGTTCCTCTATTGATCACGCCGCAAAAATATTAA
- a CDS encoding transcriptional regulator, MarR family (COGs: COG1497 transcriptional regulator protein~InterPro IPR001808: IPR012015: IPR000835~KEGG: mth:MTH163 hypothetical protein~PFAM: regulatory protein MarR~SMART: regulatory protein Crp~SPTR: O26265 Conserved protein~PFAM: MarR family) — protein sequence MKIFKGKGELTRFQILAEIARSQPHLRQRDIAKKIGITVQAVSENIKSLVKEGYVEYGHRRSEYRLTKKGLEKLRKYAMSMKEYINDILDVMRKYKTIWPAIAKGKIKKGDYVELFLENGVLYAKKIDSPANAAGAYAKAITNANDGEDVAVMDIKGTINVPKGEVTILVLPTMFEGGSKACDFEKIKKIIEEKSFDRVGIMGTIARAVANKLGIKYDFEFAAPECAIHAANRGLSSLILAVGRMSERVLEKLEKENIPYTVEDVRKSR from the coding sequence ATGAAAATTTTTAAAGGAAAAGGAGAATTAACACGTTTTCAAATACTTGCTGAAATAGCGAGAAGCCAACCACATTTGAGACAACGCGACATAGCAAAAAAGATTGGAATAACCGTACAAGCAGTGTCTGAAAATATTAAAAGTTTGGTTAAAGAAGGATATGTAGAATATGGCCATAGAAGATCTGAATATAGACTCACAAAAAAAGGACTTGAAAAATTAAGAAAATATGCAATGTCTATGAAAGAATATATAAATGATATACTTGATGTAATGAGAAAATATAAAACCATATGGCCAGCAATTGCAAAAGGAAAAATAAAAAAAGGAGATTATGTTGAATTGTTTCTAGAAAATGGTGTTTTGTATGCAAAAAAGATAGATTCTCCAGCAAATGCGGCTGGTGCATATGCTAAAGCTATAACAAATGCTAATGATGGAGAAGATGTAGCTGTTATGGATATAAAAGGTACAATTAATGTTCCAAAAGGAGAAGTAACAATACTTGTTCTTCCCACTATGTTTGAAGGTGGATCAAAAGCTTGTGATTTTGAAAAAATAAAAAAAATTATTGAGGAAAAATCTTTTGATAGAGTTGGAATCATGGGGACGATAGCAAGGGCAGTTGCAAACAAATTAGGAATAAAATATGATTTTGAGTTTGCGGCACCAGAATGTGCGATACATGCTGCAAACAGAGGTTTAAGTAGTCTAATATTAGCAGTTGGCAGAATGAGCGAAAGAGTATTAGAAAAACTTGAAAAAGAAAACATTCCATATACTGTAGAGGACGTAAGGAAAAGTCGTTAA